The window GATCGGCCGCTCGGGCCCCTTGAGGCGGCGCACCGACGCGTCGGTGTTGACGCCCACGATCAGCGCGTCGGCCGCGCGGCGCGCCGCGGCCAGCAGGCGCACGTGCCCGGCGTGCAGCAAGTCGAAACAGCCGTTGGTGAAGGCGACCTTCAGGCCGCGCGCCGTCAGCGCGTCGCGGAACGCGCGCGCCTCGGCGATCGAAACCGCTCCCGTCGGACGTTCTTCTTCGTGCATGGGCCAGAGTCTGCCCGATTCCCCGCCGCCGCGCGATCCCGGCCGGACGCGCCTCCCGCGCCGACGCTCGGCGACGCCCCGCGACGGACGGCGATGCGGGCCGCGACGACGTTCGTCGAGGCCGCGCCGCGGACCGCCACGCGCCGCGGGCGCCGCCGAAACGACGGCGGCCCCCGGCGGCGCCGCGCGCCGGGGGCCGCCCTGTTCGGGGGACCTGGACTTGTGGACTACGGGAGGAGCGCGGCGCGAAGGGCTGCGTCGAGCTTGTCGAACTGGTGCAGATCGCCCTTGACGACCGCCGTCAGATGCGGGACGCGCCGGACGTCGCCGCGGTTGTCGAAGGCGAGCTTGCCGGTGACCCCGTCGAGCGCGAGCGAGACGAGCTGCGTCCGCACTTCGCCCGCCGTGCCGCGCTGCGTCTTCCGCAGCGCGGCGACCATCGCCTGCATCGCGTCGTAGCCGTAGGCCGCGTAGACCCCGGGGGCGCGGTTGTACTTGCGCTGGAACGCGTCCGCGAAGCTCTTGATCTTCGGCGCCGAGCCCTCGAGCTCGAACGCCGCCTGCGGGAAGATCAGCCGCTCGGCCGCCGGGCCGGCGAGCTTGACGATGTCGGAAGTCACGGCCGAGCTGGCCAGCTTCACGCCGTCGAACCTCTCCGCGTCGAGCGCCTGGCAGAGCGCGGCGACTTCGTTGACGAGTCCCGCGACGTAGACCGCGCGGACCTTCGCCGCCACGACCTTCTTCGCCAGCTCCTTCGCCCGGTCCGCCGCGAGCGGCGCGTCGAACGACTCCTGCAGGGCGACCTTCACGCCGTCGGCCGTCATCTGCGCCGCGAACAGCTCGGCGAGCGAGCGGCCGAACGTCTCGTTGTAGGCGAGGACGGCGACTTCCCGCAGCCCGAGCTGCTGCACGACGGCGCCGATCTGCTGCGTCTCGGCGGCGTCGTTGGGGTAGACGCGGAAGAACCAGCCCCCGCCCTGCGCCGTCAGCGCCGGGGCCGAGGCG is drawn from bacterium and contains these coding sequences:
- a CDS encoding branched-chain amino acid ABC transporter substrate-binding protein, whose translation is MTRRATIMLLGIVVVVGAVALWAARTHRSPILLGAVISESGPAAEYGKAVKMGIDLAYDEALRQGGFPEGRGLVLSYRDDGGRPDASLVAAKDLVGTSKANLLLGGLTSGVAQSVIPFLVEKEVVMISPSASAPALTAQGGGWFFRVYPNDAAETQQIGAVVQQLGLREVAVLAYNETFGRSLAELFAAQMTADGVKVALQESFDAPLAADRAKELAKKVVAAKVRAVYVAGLVNEVAALCQALDAERFDGVKLASSAVTSDIVKLAGPAAERLIFPQAAFELEGSAPKIKSFADAFQRKYNRAPGVYAAYGYDAMQAMVAALRKTQRGTAGEVRTQLVSLALDGVTGKLAFDNRGDVRRVPHLTAVVKGDLHQFDKLDAALRAALLP